The Sphingomonas sp. HF-S4 sequence CCTTGTCCGCGCTCGCAACCGGGGCTTCGTTGACGTCGGTCACCTTGATGGTGAAGCTCTGCTGGGTGCTGAGCCCACCGCTGTCGGTGACCTTGGCGACGACGTTGTACGAAGCGATCGCTTCGAAGTTGAGCGGCGCAGTGGTGGTGATCACGCCGGTGTTGGCGTCGATCACGAACAGCCCGCCGGCATTGTCGACTAGCGAATAGGTGAGCTTGTCGCCGGGCGTGTCGGTCGCCGAGACGGTGCCGACCGCCGTGCCAGCGGGCAGGTTCTCCGCAACGCTCGCGTTGCTGAGTGCAACGTCCTTCGGCGCGGCGCCGAGTCGGAGCAGCGCGACCTGGGCGTCGTGGTCGGTCGGGCGGCTGCCAGTGAACTCGGCGTTGAGGTGCACCGCGTCATACTGGGCATTGGCGACGAGGCCGCCGGTGACCAGGATGTTATCGATCAGCTGCGCGTTGCCGTTGAACATGTAGCTGTAGCGCTCTTCTTCGGAAAGGAGCGTGGCGAGGTTGGTGAACACGCCGCCCTGCGCCGCCTCGGTGAGCAGCTTCTGGGCATTCTCGAAATAGAAGCCGTTGAAGTCGCCGAGCACTGCGATGTTCATCGCGGGATCGTCGGCAAGGTGCGCCTGCACCCAGGCCTTGACCCCCGCCGCCTGCGCGGTGCGGGCGGCATCGCCGGCATCGGTGGCGGGCTGGTTGTCGCCCCATAGCGGATCGCTGCCGAGCCGCGAGGTGAAGTGGACGTTGATCGCAGTGACGGTCTGGCCGGCAAAGGCGAACTGCGCGACCAGCGGCTTCCGCGTGCCGTTATAGGCGGTGCCGTCGATCAGCTGGGCGCTGCCCTCGATATAGTTCACCCGATCGATATTGTAGAAATAGCCGTTGCGGATGTTGCCGCCGCCCTCGCCGCCGGTCGAGCCGGCAGTGGTCGGGGCGATCTCGACATAGGCGTATCGCTTGCCCGATTCGGCGTAGATCGCGTCGATCAGGCCCTGGGCGGTGACGGTGCCCGACAGGTTCGAGCCCGAGCCGGCGCCGTCGGCGTCCTGGATCTCCTGCGCGGCGAGGATGTCCGGCGCGCCGAGATTGTAGACGATGTCCTTGGCGAGGATCGTGAACTTGCCGTCCGACGTGTCGAGGTTCTCGAGATTGTAGGTCGCGATCGACAGGTTGTTGGCGTCGCCCTTGAGTACGGTGGTCTCGCGCGCGAGCGTCACGTCCTTGGTGACGCTCACCGCCTCGGTGACGATCACTTCGTAATTATCGAAGGCGTAGTTGACCACGCCGGTGACGCTGCTCAGCTGGTCGCCGATCGAATAGCCCGGGGTGAAGCCCGCGAACACACCGGCATCATCGTCGATCTGGATCTTCTCGGGGTTGTAGTCGGGAACACCCTGGCTGCCCGGCGAGATCGTCAGGCCGCCGCGACCGTTGAGCCCGGTGGCGCCGTTGCCGAACGAGGCGACGACGTCGGTCTCGCCGAACTCGTTGGTGTTCGAGACGACCTGGGGAGTCTCGATCGTGACGCGCATCCCTTCCAAGGATTCCCAGAAGTCGATGCCGTCGGTGGTCGGATCGTAGCTGGTGAGGCCGTCGTCATCGATCGCCTCGGCGGGTGGCAGAACGCCGTTGGCACCGAGCAGCACGGCGCTAGGCAGCGCGTTGCCGTGGCTGTCGATCGTGACCGTCGGCGCGACGATCTCGGTGAGGCTGAGCCCGGTGGTCGCCGCCTGGAACTCGGCGACGGTGCCGCGCACGGTCACGCCGTCGCCCACGACGACGGTCGGCGCGGTGCTGGTGAACACGAACACCGCATCCGACGTGCGGGCATTGCCGTCGCCGACCGCCATCTGGAGGTAGAAGCCGTTACTGTCGACCGCGGTGACGATGCCGGCGGTCGACACCTTCTGGTCGACATAGGCCGAGGCATGACCCTCTCCCTGGATCTGGGCGATCGTCAGCGCGATCGGATCGTCGTTGGTGATCGTGCCGATCGCGAGGCCGTCGTCGATGATGACGTTGCCGGTGGTCGCGCCGAGCGAGACCGACAGCGTCTCGTTGGGCTCGCCGACGGTGTCGCCCTTTACCGGCACGACGATCTGCTTGGAGAATTCGCCGGGGGCGAAGCTGATCGTGCCCGACAGGATCGCGCCGGGGGCGAGATCGTCCGCCGTCGCGGTGCCGTCGAGGTTGATCGTGTAGGCGACGCTCGCGGCGTTGGCGCTGCCGCCGGCGCGGGTAACGGTGAAGACGAGGTTCGACGTGCCGCTATCGCCCTCGGTGACGCGCGCGTCGCCGATGCGGATGTGGCTGGGGCCGTTGGCGGGAAGGAAGGTCTGCCCGTCGTTGAGCGTGCCGAAGCTGTCGTCCGAAGCCGCGGCCCAGGTGAAGTCGCCATAGCTCGACCCGTTGCCCTTGAGCTGGAGCGAGAGGCCGATCGGATCCGAGCCGCCCTGCGAGACGCCGATATCGGTGCTGGTCACGCCGGCCGCGGGGGTGCCGGCGGCGGCGGTGAAGGTGCCTTCGTAGGAGAGCAGCTGGATCACCGTGCCGTCGGGCGCGATCAGCGCGATGCCGTCGGCATTGCCATTCTGGATGCCGTTCGAAGGATAGCTGAACGACACCGCGCCGAAGCCGTTGCCTTCGTCGTCGATCACGCCGGTCAGGTTGGTGGTGGTGTAGCTCGGTGCGGCATCCGGCGTGTTGGTGCCGTTGTAGAGAACGAGCTTGTAGCCGGCGAGGTTGGTGCCGGCGACACCGGCGATCTCGATCGCCTCGCCGGCATCGGTGCCGGCATTGTCGTAGTGGATTTCGTTGATGAACACGTTCGCGGC is a genomic window containing:
- a CDS encoding Ig-like domain-containing protein, with amino-acid sequence MAANVFINEFHYDNAGTDTGEFIEIAGAAGTDLTGWKVILYNGANGQSYNTVTLSGALANQQNGFGTRGITYPVDGVQNGSPDGIALVDPNGVVVQFLSYEGVFTATNGPAAGMTSTDIGVSEGTSAPVGGSIGLVGTGTQYGDFTWAAIGNDTPGGVNAGQTFGGATPQPGTLNIADASVIEGNSGTTDIVFTVTRADGSAGAVSATYTVSFGTTDASDFGSFSATGTVSFAAGATTAEIRLPVKGDTAFESNETFTVTLSAPQGGVTLGDAVAIGTITNDDAAPPAPAANVFINEIHYDNAGTDAGEAIEIAGVAGTNLAGYKLVLYNGTNTPDAAPSYTTTNLTGVIDDEGNGFGAVSFSYPSNGIQNGNADGIALIAPDGTVIQLLSYEGTFTAAAGTPAAGVTSTDIGVSQGGSDPIGLSLQLKGNGSSYGDFTWAAASDDSFGTLNDGQTFLPANGPSHIRIGDARVTEGDSGTSNLVFTVTRAGGSANAASVAYTINLDGTATADDLAPGAILSGTISFAPGEFSKQIVVPVKGDTVGEPNETLSVSLGATTGNVIIDDGLAIGTITNDDPIALTIAQIQGEGHASAYVDQKVSTAGIVTAVDSNGFYLQMAVGDGNARTSDAVFVFTSTAPTVVVGDGVTVRGTVAEFQAATTGLSLTEIVAPTVTIDSHGNALPSAVLLGANGVLPPAEAIDDDGLTSYDPTTDGIDFWESLEGMRVTIETPQVVSNTNEFGETDVVASFGNGATGLNGRGGLTISPGSQGVPDYNPEKIQIDDDAGVFAGFTPGYSIGDQLSSVTGVVNYAFDNYEVIVTEAVSVTKDVTLARETTVLKGDANNLSIATYNLENLDTSDGKFTILAKDIVYNLGAPDILAAQEIQDADGAGSGSNLSGTVTAQGLIDAIYAESGKRYAYVEIAPTTAGSTGGEGGGNIRNGYFYNIDRVNYIEGSAQLIDGTAYNGTRKPLVAQFAFAGQTVTAINVHFTSRLGSDPLWGDNQPATDAGDAARTAQAAGVKAWVQAHLADDPAMNIAVLGDFNGFYFENAQKLLTEAAQGGVFTNLATLLSEEERYSYMFNGNAQLIDNILVTGGLVANAQYDAVHLNAEFTGSRPTDHDAQVALLRLGAAPKDVALSNASVAENLPAGTAVGTVSATDTPGDKLTYSLVDNAGGLFVIDANTGVITTTAPLNFEAIASYNVVAKVTDSGGLSTQQSFTIKVTDVNEAPVASADKVAVNEDATTANLWTSLLGNDSDPDAGQTATLSISSVNTSGTLGTVIFDAATKTLKYVADNDAFDMLATGKKQIDTFTYTVTDANGLTSTATVNVTVTGIADGVVKVGTYGADTINGTAGEDRLWGGGLGNDTINGLGGHDLISGGLGNDKLDGGDGNDVLFGNLGDDQLRGGNGNDVLIGGYGYDKLWGGAGSDSFHFGATFGDDTIYDFNTAEDLIILDDGVTVTQTKVHDANGDGVNDLVLTLTVGSVTLLGVSDASKVKYGAQDYYSTHQAGLDGNLDGVADAFGGLGGTGTGPFTGVGGSAVDGLAKLNLHLIELAHGF